TACCCAGCTCCCCTCACACACTGTGCTGTACCCAGCTCCCCTCACACACTGCGCTGTGCCCAGCCCCCCTCACACACTGCGCTGTGCCCAGCTCCCCTCACACACTGCGCTGTGCCCAGACCCCCTCACACACTGCGCTGTGCCCAGCCCCCCTCACACACTGCGCTGTGCCCAGCTCCCCTCACACACTGCGCTGTGCCCAGCTCCCCTCACACACTGCGCTGTGCCCAGCTCCCCTCACACACTGCGCTGTGCCCAGCTCCCCTCACACACTGCGCTGTGCCCAGCTCCCCTCACACACTGCGCTGTGCCCAGCTCCCCTCACACACTGCGCTGTGCCCAGCTCCCCTCACACACTGCGCTGTACCCAGCTCCCCTCATACACTGCGCTGTGCCCAGCTCCCCTCACACACTGCGCTGTGCCCAGCTCCCCTCACACACTGCGCTGTGCCCAGCTCGCCTCACACACTGCGCTGTACCCAGCTCGCCTCACACACTGCACTGTACCCAGCTCGCCTCACACACTGCGCTGTACCCAGCTCGCCTCACACACTGCGCTGTACCCAGCTCGCCTCACACACTGCGCTGTACCCAGCACCCCTCACACCCCTGTAGGCACGTGCACACAAACTGTACCTGATCAGATAAACAGTCACCATATCTCAGATTGGTCACAAAGTGCTCACAGTTGCCACTGGTTACACTATAGGGCATCTGCTTGCCCACCTCCTCCAGCGCAGCTTGTACAACTTTCCCTGGGGGGTTTGGCGATCTCTTTTTATCGTATTTATTATTAACTCTGTATTTACAGCCACAAGCAGCTTTATCCAAACGGTCCTTTCTCACAGCCGCTGTAGCTCCAAATGCTGAAGAGAAACTGCTGAAACCTTCCTGATCTGAGATCACAGGTGAAATAGTGTAAGTTGTATATCCCTGTATCTGTAACATTACTATATATCCCTGTATCAGTAACATtactatatatccctgtatctgtagcattattatatatccctgtatctgtagcattactatatatccctgtatctgtagcattactatatatccctgtatcagtaacattactatatatccctctatctgtaacattactatatatccctgtatctgtagcattattatatatccctctatctgtagcattactatgtatccctgtatctgtagcattactatatatccctgtatctgtagcattattatatatccctgtatctgtaaCATTATTATATGtccctgtatctgtagcattactatatatccctgtatctgtagcattactatatatccctgtatctgtagcattactatatatccctgtatctgtagcattactatatatccctgtatctgtagcattactatatatccctgtatctgtagcattactatatatccctgtatctgtagcattactatatatccctgtatctgtagcattactatatatccctgtatctgtagcattactatGTATCACTGTATCTGTAGCATTATTATATGtccctgtatctgtagcattactatGTATCACTGTATCTGTAGCATTATTATATGTCCCTGTATCTGTAACATtactatatatccctgtatctgtagcattattATATGTCCCTGTATCTGTAACATTACTATATATCCCTGTATCAGTAACATtactatatatccctgtatctgtagcattattatatatccctgtatctgtagcattactatatatccctgtatctgtagcattactataTATCCCTGTATCAGTAACATTACTACATATCCCTCTATCTGTAACATtactatatatccctgtatctgtagcattattatatatccctctatctgtagcattactatgtatccctgtatctgtagcattactatatatccctgtatctgtagcattattatatatccctgtatctgtagcattattatatatccctgtatctgtagcattactatatatccctgtatctgtagcattattatatatccctgtatctgtagcattactatatatccttgtatctgtagcattattatatatccctgtatctgtagcattactatatgtccctgtatctgtagcattactataTATCCTTGTATCTGTAACATtactatatatccctgtatctgtagcattactataTATCCTTGTATCTGTAACATtactatatatccctgtatctgtagcattactatttatccctgtatctgtagcattactatatatccctgtatctgtagcattactatatatccctgtatctgtaacattactatatatccctgtatctgtaacattactatatatccctgtatctgtagcattactatatatccctgtatctgtagcattattatatatccctctatctgtagcattactatatatccctgtagcattattatatatccctgtatctgtagcattactatatatccctgtatctgtagcattattatatatccctgtatctgtagcattactatatatccctgtatctgtagcattattatatatccctgtatctgtagcattactatatatccctgtatctgaagcattactatatatccctgtatctgtagcattactatatatacctgtatctgtagcattattatatatccctgtatctgtaacattactatatatccctgtatctgtagcattactatatatacctgtatctgtagcattactatatatccctgtatctgtagcattattatatatccctgtatctgtaacattactatatatccctgtatctgtagcattactatatatccctgtatctgtagcattaatatatatccctgtatctgtaacattactatatatccctgtatctgtagcattattatatatcccggtatctgtagcattactatatatccctgtatctgtagcattactatatatccctgtatctgtagcattactatatatccctgtatctgtagcattactatatatccctgtatctgtagcattactatatatccctgtatctgtagcattactataTATCCCGGTATCTGTAGCATTAGTATATATCCCGGTATCTGTAGCATTAgtatatatccctgtatctgtagcattattatatatccctgtatctgtagcattattatatatccctgtatctgtaacattactatatatccctgtatctgtagcattactatatatccctgtatctgtagcattaatatatatccctgtatctgtaacattactatatatccctgtatctgtagcattattatatatcccggtatctgtagcattactatatatccctgtatctgtagcattattatatatccctgtatctgtagcattactatatatccctgtatctgtagcattattatatatccctgtatctgtagcattactatatatccctgtatctgtagcattactatatatccctgtatctgtagcattattatatatcccggtatctgtagcattactatatatccctgtatctgtagcattactatatatccctgcatctgtagcattattatatatccctgtatctgtaacattattatatatccctgtatctgtagcattactatatatccctgtatctgCAGCATTACTATATATCCCggtatctgtagcattactatatatccctgtatctgtagcattactataaatccctgtatctgtagcattactatatatccctgtatctATAGCATTAttatatatccctgtatctgtagcattactatatatccctgtatctgtagcattactatatatccctgtatctgtagcattactatatatccctgtatctgtagcgttattatatatccctgtatctgtagcattattatatatccctgtatctgtagcattactatatatccctgtagcattactatatatccctgtatctgtagcattactatatatccctgtatcggtagcattattatatatccctgtatctgtagcattactatatatccctgtatctgtagcattactatatatccctgtatctgtagcattactatatatccctgtatctgtagcattactatatatccctgtatctgtagcattactatatatccctgtatctgtagcattactataTATCCCGGTATCTGTAGCATTAgtatatatccctgtatctgtagcattattatatatccctgtatctgtagcattattatatatccctgtatctgtaacattactatatatccctgtatctgtagcattactatatatccctgtatctgtagcgttactatatatccctgtatctgtagcattagtatatatccctgtatctgtagcattattatatatccctgtatctgtagcattattatatatccctgtatctgtagcattagtatatatccctgtatctgtagcattactatatatccctgtatctgtagcattactatatatccctgtatctgtagcattactatatatccctgtatctgtagcattactatatatccctgtatctgtagcattactatatatccctgtatctgtagcattactatatatccctgtatctgtagcattactatatatccctgtatctgtagcattactatatatccctgtatctgtagcattactatatatccctgtatctgtagcattattatatatccctgtatctgtagcattactatatatccctgtatctgtagcattactatatatccctgtatctgtagcattactatatatcccctgtatctgtagcattactatatatccctgtatctgtagcattattatatatccctgtatctgtagcattactatatatccctgtatctgtagcattactatatatccctgtatctgtagcattactatatatccctgtatctgtagcattactatatatcctgtatctgtagcattactatatatccctgtatctgtagcattattatatatccctgtatctgtagcattactatatatccctgtatctgtagcattactatatatccctgtatctgtagcattactatatatccctgtatctgtagcattactatatatccctgtatctgtagcattactatatatccctgtatctgtagcattactatatatccctgtatctgtagcattactatatatccctgtatctgtagcattactatatatccctgtatctgtagcattactatatatccctgtatctgtagcattattatatatccctgtatctgtagcattactatatatccctgtatctgtagcattactatatatccctgtatctgtagcattattatatatacctgtatctgtaacattattatatatccctgtatctgtagcattactatatatccctgtatctgtagcattactatatatccctgtatctgtagcattattATATATACCTGTATCTGTAACATTATTATATGTCCCTGTATCTGTAGCATTTttatatatccctgtatctgtaacattactatatatccctgtatctgtagcattactatatatccctgtatctgtagcattactatatagccctgtatctgtagcattactatatagccctgtatctgtagcattattATATATACCTGTATCTGTAACATTATTATATGtccctgtatctgtagcattattatatatccctgtatctgtaacattactatatatccctgtatctgtagcgttactatatatccctgtatctgtagcgttattatatatccctgtatctgtagcattactatatatccctgtatctgtagcGTTACTATATGtccctgtatctgtagcattactatatatccctgtatctgtagcattattATATATACCTGTATCTGTAACATTATTATATGtccctgtatctgtagcattattatatatccctgtatctgtaacattactatatatccctgtatctgtagcgttactatatatccctgtatctgtagcgttattatatatccctgtatctgtagcattattatatatccctgtatctgtagcattattatatatccctgtatctgtagcattactatatatccctgtatctgtagcattattatatatccctgtatctgtaacattattatatatccctgtatctgtagcattactatatatcactgtatctgtagcattattatatgtccctgtatctgtagcattactatGTATCACTGTATCTGTAGCATTATTATATGCccctgtatctgtagcattactatGTATCACTGTATCTGTAGCATTATTATATGtccctgtatctgtagcattactatatatccctgtatctgtagcattattATATATACCTGTATCTGTAACATTATTATATGtccctgtatctgtagcattattatatatccctgtatctgtaacattactatatatccctgtatctgtagcgttactatatatccctgtatctgtagcgttattatatatccctgtatctgtagcattactatatatccctgtatctgtagcattattatatatccctgtatctgtagcattattatatatccctgtatctgtagcattactatatatccctgtatctgtagcattattatatatccctgtatctgtaacattattatatatccctgtatctgtagcattactatatatcactgtatctgtagcattattatatgtccctgtatctgtagcattactatgtatccctgtatctgtagcattactataTATCACGGTCAATTGGATAAGGGGTGGGGATTTAGAATATTTTAAAGATATGTTCTACCTGAAGCATGAAATTGtactttaaacatattttaataaagaatataatacactttaaagtgacattgaaagcaacaatacaaaaaagaaaaatactgaAACTGgcaggaaatgtatgtttgtgcacattttAACTAACACAACTGCATTTGTAGCAATGTACAAGACTATAAATATGACAGCAAGAAGTAAGTTTATTCAGTACGAAACGCAAAATAAAATGTCCTGTTTATTGTTTTAAGCTGTCTTTGAGGACATTATTACCTGTTAAATGCACAACATATCCATCTCCAACATATATACCCCAATGCTGGTACAGAGGTCGGAAAAACTCAATCAGGTCTCCAGGTTTTGGCGATGGGCCCTGTGTGATATTAAAGAAAGGGGCTCAGTAATGTTGTTTATTTGTACGACAGGTGCAGAATTCAGTGAGGCATAAGGAAAAGAATTCCAGCATAGACACTGGACAGGATACTGTGAAAAGCTCTCTTCCTCTTATGTGGGGATTGTGTACACAtggaatataaaatgtataaactgTAATAGTAATATTAACAATGGGTAACAAAAtatgaaaaacacttgcagcaagttCAGTGCTGTATCTAATTAGATTGCTGAAATATGACAGCTAAGTACTAGTGGTTGTGTTGGGTTAATATGATCTGCCCATGGACATATTACCTGCTCATATAGGGGGTTGAAGTAAATGTGCATTGTGTACTGGTACCTAGGATGGATAGTGGCCAGATTGGTATGTAGCCAACTTGGCTATATGTAGTCGATTATAGTAAGCAAAATATACGGCAAGTGAGGTTACTAATATGATAATGAAGGCAATCACCTAGGACGAATACAGAGTAATTACAGCTGCCTATCCATGTATAGTAGGACTGGATTAGATGGTCTGTTTGTGCTGTACTGAGAGTAGTGTATACAATCCGTATGACTAATGGTAGCGAGTACTTGAATACATTGTGGCAATCAGCTGGAGTACCCCATATGTTGGAACAAATGTAGCAATGTATCGTTGCCTGGAAGCCGGCTGTCAGATCTACATATTGCAAGGAGTTTATATTACTAATATGGGCCACTAGGATAGTCTGATCAAGGGTTACTCCACTCATAGGCAAGGTGTTGTACAATATAAGATCCTTCACTGTCTGTGTAAGAGTTAATGTTCCACTAAAAGTCATAGGCTACATACCAGTCTGGCCACTATCCATCCTAGTTACCAGTACACAATGCACATTTACTTCAACCCCCTATATGAGCAGGTAATATGTCCATGGGCAGATCATATTAACCCAACACAACCACTAGTACTGTCATATTTCAGCAATCTAATTAGATACAGCACTGaacttgctgcaagtgtttttaatattttgttacacatttttaatattaaagtttaTACAGTTTACATTCCATGTGAACACAATCCCCACACAAGAGGGAAGAAAACTTCTCACAGTATCCTGTCCGGTGCCTATGCTGGAATTGTTTTCCTAATGCCTTAATTTTGACCTTTACACTCCATATACAATTAATGAATAAGTTTGCTTATATAtaatattactagtcctaaagcccgtgtacacaggccttcttttgcagtacagtggtcccaccccttgctctttccccccctctattttgctctctctctcctctcttttgctttctctctcccccctctcttttgcgctctctaccccctctctccaccctctattttgatctctctccccccccctctcttttgctctttcccccctctcttttgggctctctccccctctcccccccccatcttttgggctctctctcccccctctcttttgctctccctcactccccctctcttttgctctctctcactctctccccccctctcttttgatctctctctccccctctcttttgctttctctccctatcttttgctctctctctccccctctctcttttgctctctctctcttcccctctttgctctctctctctcccctctctcttttgctctctctctcttcccctctttgctctctctctctcccctcttttgatctctctccccccctctcttttgatctctctctgtcccccctctcttttgatctctctccccctctcttttgctctctctctctcttccccctctcttttcccccctctcttttgctctccctctccccctctcttttgcactctctctcctctcttttgctctctctcccccctccctctcttttgcagtctctctcaccttctcttttgcttgcactatctttcccctctctcttttgctctctcccccctcttttctgctctctctgtctccccctctcttttgcactctctccccctctctcttttgctctctctctctcttcccctcttttttgctctcccccctctctttttatctctctccccctcttttgctctctctctctctgtctccccccctctcttttgctgtctctcccccctctctttttatctctctccccctcttttgctctctctctctctgtctctccccctctcttttgctgtctctctctgtctccctcctctcttttgctctctctctccccttcttttgctctctctcccgctctctccctcccctgtattttgctctctctcacccctgtattttactctctctcacccctctcttttgctctctcatccctctcttttgctctatatctcccctcttgtgctgctctctctctcatgcagacactcagacagccacGGCAGCTCCCGCCCGGCGCCGCTCTGTCACACTTAGACTCTGCCCATTCACACCCAGCTCGGCCCCATTCATGACGCGGCTCCGCCCCTTCACGACTTGTCGGCTCTGCTGCCTTCACggattaggtgccagcagccagcccaggtcagtttgttgaaggccaggtgtgtttgtccttgtgcagtctctactatgcatgacagctttggacaaacacacttggccttttatattataggatagtgtTCCCTCATATAGAATAAGAGTGGTGCTATTGCTTTTCTGTAAAGTATACACAAAATTCAGTGAGTCTAGCAAAGGTTTAAAAATGGCAATAAACATTATTTGCTTTTGTgtcaaattgtgctttgtcccacaacCCCTAGAgaccaaggcctctagttatcaagccgtcaaccgcaaatacgctggaattccacagcgtatttgttgcgaggctgatttgccttagttat
The nucleotide sequence above comes from Bombina bombina isolate aBomBom1 chromosome 7, aBomBom1.pri, whole genome shotgun sequence. Encoded proteins:
- the LOC128635714 gene encoding phospholipase A and acyltransferase 3, whose protein sequence is MTLVGPSPKPGDLIEFFRPLYQHWGIYVGDGYVVHLTDQEGFSSFSSAFGATAAVRKDRLDKAACGCKYRVNNKYDKKRSPNPPGKVVQAALEEVGKQMPYSVTSGNCEHFVTNLRYGDCLSDQVDNAIMYSAVGAGALAVFAGIALVTMRNKRQNQ